A region of Plasmodium falciparum 3D7 genome assembly, chromosome: 12 DNA encodes the following proteins:
- a CDS encoding acyl carrier protein, mitochondrial, putative, which translates to MRRNIIQKILFNNKNITLCNTYKRGFIQVLLKHGMNSKGIQNGFYNNKYILSAQKNSAFFSTEKSQDLSSLSKEQIEEKILTVLKKYLPPDVEIKYDEELEKYNTKDNRAWDFLDTVEFLIDIESEFNITIPDETADNIKTVQEVIDYIIQLNIKKT; encoded by the exons atgagaagaaatattattcaaaaaattctgttcaataataaaaatataacactATGTAATACGTATAAAAGGGGATTTATTCAAGTTCTCTTAAAACATGGTATGAATAGTAAAGGCATACAAAATGGATTCtacaataataaatatatattgagcGCTCAAAAAAATAGTGCCTTTTTTTCAACTGAAAAAAGTCAAGATCTTAGTTCTTTAAGTAAAGAACaaatagaagaaaaaatctTAACGGttctaaaaaaatatttacccCCTGATgttgaaataaaatatgatgaagaattagaaaaatataacaccAAGGATAATCGAGCCTGGGATTTCCTTGATACCGTTGAATTTTTAATagat attgAATCCgaatttaatataacaatACCAGACGAAACAGCTGACAATATTAAAACAGTACAAGAAGTTATagattatataattcaattaaatataaaaaaaacataa